TACTTCTTTACTCTTCATTAATATTGATATTTTATTTTTTCTCTGTAGTAATTGTTAAAATATAATTAAGCTCAGGGAAGAGAAAATTTATGGCTACAAACAAATTTGATGATACTTTAGCTGCCATCGAATTAAATGCAGCTAGAAAATTAAATTGGGATTATAATCAGTTTAAAGACTGTTTCATTTTTACTGTACACGAAGAAGCTATTGAGATATCACTCAATAAATATATACTCAAGGAAGCTGAGTTGCAAACTTTAAAGCAAGCTTTGTTAGATTATGGTTTTCAGTACAAAAAAACTATAAATAATTTTATCTTGGTTTTTGAGCAAGATGTTGAATCAAGATAGAGCAAAATTAAGGTAGCAGACTCTTGTGGAGTCATATTTTGTGAGTCGTTAGGTGGTAATTTTTCCCGGCGTGGTGTAAATCTGATTGAAGTTAGTATATATTAGGTGCTTTAGTAACTCATCTGCAAACTTATCTAAATGCTACTAGAGAACTTCCTTGTGCAGACAGCGACGCGAAGCGCAGTTAATGGGAATAATTTGAGCTTTGTTGCAAAAAATTGTAATAGGTAACTGAAGTGTTATACTTGACTCACACCACACTCTTTACCTAAATAGCACGTTTAAACGTCCATAAACTATGAACACTGCATCAAATGTAATTCCAGAATTTGAAAAACTATTTAGACAAAAATTACAACTAAATAACTGTAGGCTGAAGAAGAAAAGACAAGAAAATAACTATGAAATTATCACTCCTGCAAAAGACATTTTTCTGATGTATTGGAGCGAATTTCCCGAAATTAACTTGATATATCAGCCTGTAGGAATACGAACAAAGCAGACTATAGTTTATGAACGGGCTATCCGTGAACACATTAATTTTTGTGTGAGCAGTATGCAGGCTAGCGCTAACTCTAACTTTGTTACATTAAATAGAGAAAACTAAAGTTTTTATTTTTTAGGAGATACAATATCTTCGTTAACGTGTTGACGAAGGTATTACAATGATTCTAATAAGTGTGCTGCAACTTTAAATGGGCAAGGACAAATTAATAATTTTAGTGTGTTTATCATCATATACCTATTTCTAATACCTTGACTAGAGTATTAAATACTACCTACAAGCGTTAATTGGCTTGGGGTAACATTCCAGTTTTATGAGCCAATTGCAAATCTCTATGAGATGCTTTGAGCTTTTGATGGGTGTTCGTAGTACAAGAAGTTGTGCAAAAAGGATTTTATGAAAGCACTATTAATTTACCCTCAGTTTCCCCAGTCGTTTTGGTCTTACGATCGCTTCATGGAAATCGCCGGACTTAAAGCTGTTCTACCACCACTGGGGATCATTACAGTAGCAGCACTTTTACCCAAAGATTGGGAAATTAGGTTTTGCGATCGCAACGTTAATCAAGAGACAGATGCAGATTGGGAGTGGTGTGACCTAGTAATTCTTTCTGCAATGCTGGTGCAAAAACCAGATTTCCATGCCCTAATTAAAAAAGCGGTGCGATTAGGTAAAAAAGTTGCAGTCGGAGGCCCTTACCCTACCTCAATCCCCCAAGATTCCCTAGACTCTGGAGCGCATTATTTAATTTTGGATGAAGGGGAGTTGACAGTTCCACAATTTCTCGAAGCCCTCAAAGACGGTAAAGAGCAAGGAATCTTTCGCTCTTTGGAAAAACCTGATGTCACCCAAAGCCCAATGCCGCGTTTTGACCTGCTGCAACGGGATGCCTACTTAATGATGGCTATGCAGTTTTCTCGCGGTTGCCCCTTCAACTGCGAATTTTGCGATATCATCGTCCTCTACGGTCGGAAACCACGCACTAAAGAGCCTCATCAGGCCATAGCCGAGTTGCAAGCTCTTTATGATTTAGGCTGGCGAGGATCACTATTTATCGTTGATGACAACTTTATTGGCAATCAGCGTAACGTCAAACGCTTCCTCAAAGAATTGGTTCCTTGGATGAAGCAGCACGACTACCCGTTCACCTTCATCACTGAAGCTTCTGTGAATTTGGCAGAAGATGATGAAATGCTGCATCTGATGAATGAAGCAGGCTTCTATGCAGTTTTTCTCGGCATAGAAACTCCTGACCAAGACAGCCTGCAAGTTACACAAAAACTGCAAAATACTCGTAATCCATTAATCGAAGCCTGTCGCAAAATCAACGATGCAGGGATGCTCATCTATGCAGGGTTTATCCTTGGTTTTGATGGAGAACGCCCAGGAGCAGGAGAACGAATTCAAGCTTTTGTTGAGCAAACCAGTATTCCTCAACCAATGCTGGGTATCCTTCAAGCGTTGCCTAATACTGCTCTATGGAACCGTTTGCAAACAGAGCAGCGTTTAGTAGAAGGTATTGGTGGTACTGAGTTGGGTGACCAGAACACCTTAATGAATTTCATCCCCACCCGCTCAATTGATGAAGTTGCTAAAGATTATGTAG
This region of Nostoc sp. UHCC 0302 genomic DNA includes:
- a CDS encoding B12-binding domain-containing radical SAM protein, giving the protein MKALLIYPQFPQSFWSYDRFMEIAGLKAVLPPLGIITVAALLPKDWEIRFCDRNVNQETDADWEWCDLVILSAMLVQKPDFHALIKKAVRLGKKVAVGGPYPTSIPQDSLDSGAHYLILDEGELTVPQFLEALKDGKEQGIFRSLEKPDVTQSPMPRFDLLQRDAYLMMAMQFSRGCPFNCEFCDIIVLYGRKPRTKEPHQAIAELQALYDLGWRGSLFIVDDNFIGNQRNVKRFLKELVPWMKQHDYPFTFITEASVNLAEDDEMLHLMNEAGFYAVFLGIETPDQDSLQVTQKLQNTRNPLIEACRKINDAGMLIYAGFILGFDGERPGAGERIQAFVEQTSIPQPMLGILQALPNTALWNRLQTEQRLVEGIGGTELGDQNTLMNFIPTRSIDEVAKDYVEGFWTLYEPRNYLRRCFQQCLSIGSLAERKQTMQFSPGKGLRLVAQLIWHQGIRRPEIRLQFWRQLWIILRTKPQVLNMYLGLCAAGEHFWEYRALARERITQQLGYDPLRVPVQPEPEPMLVK